One genomic segment of Leptotrichia sp. oral taxon 215 str. W9775 includes these proteins:
- the fabF gene encoding beta-ketoacyl-ACP synthase II, with protein MRRVVVTGIGLITPLGTGKEKTWKNLLNGECGIDKITAFDTSEHTVHIAGEVKDFNPEDYIEKKELKKMGRFSQFAIAATKEALADAKFEITPENAERVGTIIGSGIGGLDIIEQEIRKLVEKGPKKISPFYIPAAILNMASGNTSIYVGSKGPNKTVVTACASGTNSIGDAFQTILLNKADVMIAGGTEATVTPSGIAGFANLKALSTNPDPKKASRPFTADRDGFVLAEGAGILILEELEHAKKRGAKIYAEVVGYGETGDAYHMTAPSDGGEGAARAIKMALEQGNIKPEEVGYINAHGTSTPANDKNETQAIKTAFGEHAYKIGVNSTKGATGHLLGGAGGIEAAFLAMAIDEGIMPPTINQGNPDPVCDLYYIPNKAEKRDIEVGLSNSLGFGGHNAILAFRKYRG; from the coding sequence ATGAGAAGAGTAGTTGTTACAGGGATTGGATTGATTACTCCATTAGGGACAGGAAAAGAAAAGACTTGGAAGAATTTGTTGAATGGAGAGTGCGGTATAGATAAGATTACAGCCTTCGATACTTCAGAACATACTGTACATATCGCCGGAGAAGTTAAGGATTTTAATCCGGAAGATTATATAGAAAAGAAAGAACTTAAAAAAATGGGAAGATTTTCTCAGTTTGCTATTGCCGCTACAAAAGAAGCATTAGCAGATGCAAAATTCGAGATTACTCCTGAAAATGCTGAAAGAGTTGGTACAATAATAGGTTCTGGAATCGGTGGACTTGATATAATTGAGCAGGAAATACGTAAGCTTGTAGAAAAAGGGCCAAAAAAAATTTCTCCTTTCTACATTCCAGCTGCAATATTGAATATGGCATCAGGAAATACTTCTATTTATGTAGGTTCAAAAGGACCAAATAAAACAGTAGTTACAGCATGTGCATCAGGGACAAACTCTATTGGGGATGCTTTTCAGACTATTCTGTTAAACAAGGCTGATGTAATGATAGCTGGTGGAACAGAAGCAACTGTAACTCCAAGTGGTATAGCCGGATTTGCTAACTTAAAGGCACTTTCTACAAATCCTGATCCTAAAAAGGCTTCAAGACCTTTTACTGCTGACAGGGATGGATTTGTTCTGGCTGAAGGGGCAGGAATCTTAATTTTAGAAGAACTGGAACACGCTAAAAAAAGAGGAGCAAAAATATATGCTGAAGTAGTAGGATATGGAGAAACAGGAGATGCTTACCATATGACTGCACCTTCAGATGGTGGAGAAGGAGCTGCAAGAGCTATTAAAATGGCTTTAGAGCAGGGAAATATCAAACCTGAAGAAGTTGGATACATTAACGCTCACGGAACTTCTACACCTGCAAATGATAAAAATGAGACTCAGGCAATAAAAACAGCTTTCGGAGAACATGCTTATAAAATAGGTGTAAACTCTACAAAAGGTGCAACAGGACACTTACTTGGTGGAGCAGGAGGAATCGAAGCCGCTTTCCTTGCAATGGCTATTGATGAAGGAATAATGCCACCAACAATAAATCAGGGAAATCCTGATCCTGTATGTGATTTATACTACATTCCAAATAAAGCTGAAAAAAGAGATATAGAAGTAGGACTTTCAAATTCACTAGGATTTGGAGGACATAACGCTATTCTGGCTTTCAGAAAATATAGAGGATAG
- the fabD gene encoding ACP S-malonyltransferase, with protein sequence MSKTAFVFPGQGTQYPGMGKKLYDEVNDENKKAIDEILESTGNSEIKRVLFEGTEEELKNTQYAQPAIALFSVFLTKLLKEKGVNADYVAGHSLGEYSSLYAAGILGEKDVMKLISRRGEIMGTAEIEGSMAAILGLPAEEIEKICSEIDGTVEAVNFNEPKQTVIAGEKEAIEKSLDVFKEKGAKRAIPLAVSGPFHSSLMKPVAEKLKQEFENYTWNDAEVSLVANTTANILTSADEIKEELYRQTFGPVKWVDTINKLAENGVTKIYEIGPGKVLAGLIKKINKNIEVINIENVEAINTLVI encoded by the coding sequence ATGTCAAAGACTGCTTTTGTATTTCCTGGTCAGGGAACACAGTATCCTGGAATGGGGAAAAAACTGTATGATGAAGTAAATGATGAAAATAAAAAAGCAATTGATGAAATACTTGAAAGTACAGGAAATTCAGAAATAAAGAGAGTTTTATTTGAAGGAACAGAAGAGGAATTGAAAAATACCCAGTATGCACAACCTGCCATTGCATTATTTTCAGTGTTTTTAACTAAACTTTTAAAAGAAAAGGGAGTAAATGCAGATTATGTTGCAGGACATAGCTTAGGAGAATACAGTTCCTTATATGCGGCAGGAATACTTGGAGAAAAGGATGTAATGAAACTTATTTCAAGAAGAGGGGAAATAATGGGAACTGCTGAAATCGAAGGTAGTATGGCAGCTATTTTAGGACTTCCGGCAGAAGAAATTGAAAAAATATGTAGTGAAATTGACGGAACAGTTGAGGCAGTGAATTTTAATGAACCTAAACAGACAGTAATTGCAGGGGAAAAGGAAGCAATAGAAAAAAGTCTTGATGTATTTAAGGAAAAAGGAGCAAAAAGAGCTATACCTCTTGCTGTATCAGGACCATTCCATTCGTCACTGATGAAGCCTGTTGCAGAAAAATTGAAACAGGAATTTGAAAATTACACATGGAATGATGCAGAAGTTTCTCTTGTTGCAAATACAACTGCTAATATTTTAACTTCAGCAGATGAAATAAAGGAAGAATTATACAGACAAACTTTTGGTCCGGTAAAATGGGTTGACACAATAAATAAACTGGCTGAAAACGGAGTTACAAAAATATATGAAATAGGTCCCGGAAAAGTTCTTGCAGGGCTTATAAAAAAGATAAATAAGAATATAGAAGTAATCAATATTGAAAATGTTGAAGCAATAAATACATTAGTTATTTAA
- the rnc gene encoding ribonuclease III: MINGSNTDKLMKKINYKFKNEEYLKEALTHRSYANENSAFKNFDNEKLEFLGDAVLNLIATEYIYSLGKGKKEGELAKLKSQIISEPVFSSIASDIELGNYLYLSNGEISSGGRKRKSILGDAFEALIGAIFKDSDYYTTKNVALGFILDKLEKLDNIEGTGDYKTILQEVFQSKYKKIPEYELTGTKGPDHNKIFEVSVKHNNKTIGHGIGKSKKEAEKKAAKEALNYIKGKK, from the coding sequence ATGATAAATGGAAGTAACACTGATAAACTTATGAAGAAAATAAATTACAAGTTTAAAAATGAAGAATATTTAAAAGAAGCTCTGACCCATAGATCTTATGCCAATGAAAACAGTGCATTTAAAAATTTTGATAATGAAAAACTGGAATTTTTAGGAGATGCAGTATTAAACCTGATTGCAACAGAATATATATACAGTCTTGGAAAAGGAAAAAAGGAAGGGGAACTTGCAAAATTAAAAAGTCAGATAATAAGTGAACCTGTTTTTTCATCTATTGCAAGTGATATAGAACTTGGAAATTACCTATATTTGAGTAATGGCGAAATTTCTTCCGGAGGGAGAAAAAGAAAATCAATATTGGGGGATGCTTTTGAAGCATTGATAGGAGCTATTTTTAAGGATTCAGATTATTATACAACTAAGAATGTTGCACTAGGTTTTATTCTTGATAAGCTTGAAAAACTTGATAATATTGAAGGAACAGGAGATTACAAAACAATATTGCAGGAGGTTTTTCAAAGTAAATATAAAAAAATTCCTGAATATGAACTTACAGGGACAAAAGGTCCGGATCATAACAAAATTTTTGAAGTTTCGGTTAAACACAATAATAAGACCATAGGACATGGAATAGGAAAAAGTAAGAAGGAAGCTGAGAAAAAAGCTGCTAAGGAAGCTCTGAACTATATAAAAGGAAAAAAATAG
- the disA gene encoding DNA integrity scanning diadenylate cyclase DisA, producing the protein MKKTKLAKKQILEHLFSIMSPGKPLRAAIDRIQEANLGAIIVLGDPKKLSDVMRGGFELNTAYTPQKVYELSKMDGAIILSENIKTIYGANIQLQPDSNIKTDESGTRHQAAHRIAKQKGNLVIAVSERRNKITVYKGDFIYSLNELSNLLVKSSQAITALEKYSLGIEKGWTNLSVLEFDNMVTLYDVVEVIRMYGLLFKMSEELLDYMAELGVESRLVKIQYEEIMLNKNESFLALIKDYKMEGEKADKVVENIRNLTKEELFEDENIVNILGYNLKDISLDEGIKSRGYSLLSSINKITKKDIDLITGELQDVQMILLATPERIAQIKGISKFKSEHVHKALTRLKNKIALDRE; encoded by the coding sequence TTGAAAAAAACGAAATTAGCTAAAAAACAGATACTGGAACATTTATTTTCGATAATGTCTCCAGGTAAGCCTTTGAGAGCAGCAATAGATAGAATACAGGAAGCAAATCTTGGAGCAATTATTGTTTTAGGAGATCCTAAAAAATTATCAGATGTAATGAGGGGCGGTTTTGAATTAAATACAGCATATACACCTCAGAAGGTATATGAACTGTCAAAAATGGATGGAGCCATAATACTGTCTGAAAATATAAAAACAATATATGGAGCCAATATACAGCTTCAGCCTGATTCAAATATAAAAACAGATGAAAGTGGTACGAGACATCAGGCGGCACATAGGATAGCAAAACAGAAGGGTAACCTTGTAATAGCCGTTTCTGAAAGAAGAAATAAAATAACAGTTTATAAAGGTGATTTTATATATTCTCTAAATGAACTGAGTAACCTGCTTGTAAAATCATCGCAGGCGATAACGGCACTTGAAAAGTATTCCTTAGGAATAGAAAAAGGATGGACAAATCTTTCTGTTCTTGAATTTGACAATATGGTAACATTATATGATGTTGTTGAAGTTATAAGAATGTATGGATTGTTATTTAAAATGTCTGAGGAACTTCTGGATTATATGGCAGAGCTTGGGGTGGAGTCAAGGCTTGTAAAAATACAGTATGAAGAGATAATGCTCAATAAAAATGAAAGCTTCCTTGCCCTTATAAAGGATTATAAGATGGAAGGGGAAAAGGCTGATAAAGTAGTGGAAAATATTAGAAATCTCACAAAAGAAGAACTTTTTGAAGATGAAAATATTGTTAATATTCTTGGATACAATCTGAAGGATATAAGCTTGGATGAAGGTATAAAATCAAGAGGATACAGTCTTCTTAGCAGTATAAATAAAATAACGAAAAAGGACATTGACCTTATTACCGGAGAATTACAGGATGTTCAGATGATTCTGCTTGCAACTCCTGAGAGAATAGCTCAGATAAAGGGAATAAGCAAGTTTAAATCGGAACATGTACATAAGGCGTTAACAAGATTGAAAAATAAAATAGCCCTAGATAGGGAATAA
- the radA gene encoding DNA repair protein RadA, which yields MAATKGSYGKTKYICSECGYNSQKWLGKCPNCDSWGTFEEEVDIKRTLKNIQSEEVSISKISEIEIAKEFRMVTQYEEFDRVLGGGLIKGEVVLITGSPGIGKSTFLLQLSEEYSKIGNVFYVSGEESPRQIKQRAERINVNSGNLYILNDTNIEKIEKVVLEDKPKVVVIDSIQTLYSENVNSVPGSVTQIRETTLKIIEIAKKYEIAFYIVGHVTKDGKLAGPKLLEHMVDAVLQIEGEENSYYRIVRSIKNRYGSTNEISIFDMKENGISEVKNPSEFFISDREEKNIGSIIVPIFEGSRVFLFEIQSLLGTPNFGMPRRTVEGYDRNRVEILSAVLSRSLNVDVNSKDIYINIPGGIELNDRSSDLAVVFSLLSSVNKIPISQKIAAIGELGLRGEVRKVSFIKNRITELEKLGFTGVYLPKSHEADLKKEKIKLKLNYISNISELIERVK from the coding sequence ATGGCAGCAACTAAAGGAAGTTATGGTAAAACTAAATACATATGTTCTGAATGTGGCTATAATTCGCAAAAATGGCTTGGAAAATGTCCAAATTGCGACTCGTGGGGGACTTTTGAAGAAGAGGTGGATATAAAGAGAACGCTGAAAAATATTCAGTCGGAAGAAGTTTCAATCAGTAAAATAAGCGAGATAGAAATAGCAAAGGAATTTAGAATGGTAACTCAGTATGAGGAATTTGACAGAGTCCTTGGAGGAGGACTTATCAAAGGTGAAGTAGTACTGATTACCGGAAGTCCGGGAATAGGAAAATCAACATTTCTGCTGCAGCTGTCTGAAGAATATTCCAAAATAGGAAATGTATTTTATGTTTCGGGGGAGGAATCTCCAAGACAGATAAAACAGAGGGCAGAAAGAATAAACGTAAATAGTGGAAATTTATATATTCTTAACGATACAAATATAGAAAAGATAGAAAAAGTTGTTTTAGAGGATAAGCCGAAGGTAGTAGTTATAGATTCTATACAGACTTTGTACTCTGAAAATGTAAATTCAGTGCCTGGAAGTGTAACTCAGATAAGGGAAACAACACTAAAAATAATAGAAATAGCAAAAAAATATGAAATAGCTTTTTACATTGTAGGGCATGTAACCAAGGATGGAAAACTTGCAGGACCTAAACTGCTGGAGCATATGGTTGATGCAGTTTTACAGATAGAAGGAGAAGAAAACAGTTATTATAGGATAGTCCGTTCCATAAAAAACAGATATGGTTCAACAAATGAGATTTCAATATTTGATATGAAGGAAAACGGAATAAGTGAAGTAAAAAATCCTTCTGAGTTTTTTATAAGCGACAGGGAGGAAAAAAATATTGGAAGTATTATTGTACCTATATTTGAAGGAAGCCGTGTATTCCTCTTTGAAATACAGTCACTTCTTGGAACTCCAAATTTTGGAATGCCTAGAAGAACAGTTGAAGGTTATGACAGAAACAGGGTGGAGATTTTGAGTGCTGTCCTGTCACGTTCATTAAATGTAGATGTTAATTCGAAGGATATATATATAAATATTCCTGGGGGAATAGAACTTAATGATCGAAGTTCAGATTTGGCAGTAGTATTTTCCCTGCTCTCTTCAGTTAATAAAATACCTATAAGCCAGAAAATTGCCGCTATAGGAGAATTGGGGCTAAGAGGTGAAGTAAGGAAAGTCTCTTTTATAAAAAATAGGATAACTGAACTGGAAAAACTTGGATTTACAGGGGTCTATCTCCCAAAAAGCCATGAAGCTGATCTGAAGAAGGAAAAAATAAAATTGAAACTTAATTATATAAGTAATATAAGTGAGTTAATCGAAAGGGTGAAATAA
- a CDS encoding HMA2 domain-containing protein, protein MLQNFYGIIEVKHYQLGRLRLQTDVLKKNTELREEFQNNIKRISGIEKVVVNPINGSILLIFDENTIEHSFLYLVVLKLLHLEEEIFKMKSSKTEVALKKLFEVLDLAIYNKSRGFLNVKTVLAGVIGFYGIKKLRASNAILSGWTLLWWASSLLRGENKS, encoded by the coding sequence ATGTTACAGAATTTTTATGGAATTATAGAAGTAAAACATTATCAGCTTGGTCGTTTAAGACTTCAGACAGATGTATTGAAGAAAAATACTGAATTAAGAGAAGAATTTCAAAATAATATAAAGAGAATTTCAGGAATAGAAAAAGTAGTTGTAAATCCTATTAATGGAAGTATACTGCTGATTTTTGATGAAAACACAATAGAACATTCATTTTTATATTTAGTTGTATTAAAACTTTTACATTTGGAAGAAGAAATATTCAAAATGAAATCTTCAAAAACTGAAGTAGCATTAAAGAAGTTATTTGAAGTATTAGATTTGGCAATATACAATAAAAGTAGAGGTTTTTTAAATGTTAAGACAGTTTTAGCAGGAGTTATTGGTTTTTATGGTATAAAAAAACTTAGAGCAAGTAATGCGATTCTTTCAGGATGGACATTACTATGGTGGGCTTCATCCCTGTTAAGAGGGGAGAATAAGTCATAA
- a CDS encoding acyl carrier protein, which translates to MLEKIKSIVADQLGVDEDQVTEDASFIDDLGADSLDTVELIMAFEEEFDVEIPDEDAQKIKTVKDVIEYIESK; encoded by the coding sequence ATGCTAGAAAAAATAAAATCAATAGTAGCAGATCAATTAGGAGTGGATGAGGATCAAGTAACTGAAGATGCATCATTTATTGATGATTTAGGGGCAGATTCTTTAGATACAGTTGAATTGATAATGGCTTTTGAAGAAGAATTTGATGTGGAAATACCTGATGAAGATGCTCAAAAAATTAAAACAGTTAAAGATGTAATTGAGTACATTGAATCAAAATAA
- the coaD gene encoding pantetheine-phosphate adenylyltransferase, producing the protein MEKTALYPGSFDPVTKGHIDIIRRSVALFDRVIIGIFKNSSKNRAWFSDEEKCQMIQEILEKENIKAEIKVFNGLLVDFIKEEKVDILVRGLRALSDYEYELQFTLTNKTLAKSDFETIFLSASREYLYLSSSLVKEIAQNKGDLKMFVPENVEKRMIEKVKQMEI; encoded by the coding sequence ATGGAAAAAACAGCATTATATCCGGGAAGTTTTGATCCGGTGACGAAAGGTCATATTGATATAATAAGACGTTCAGTGGCATTATTTGATAGAGTTATTATTGGGATTTTTAAAAATTCTTCTAAAAACAGAGCATGGTTTTCAGATGAGGAAAAATGTCAGATGATACAGGAAATACTTGAAAAAGAAAATATAAAGGCTGAAATAAAAGTATTTAATGGACTTCTGGTAGATTTCATCAAGGAAGAAAAAGTAGATATACTGGTAAGAGGACTTAGGGCATTATCAGATTATGAATATGAACTGCAGTTTACCCTAACAAATAAGACTTTGGCAAAAAGTGATTTTGAAACAATATTTTTAAGTGCCTCAAGGGAATATTTATATTTAAGTTCCAGTTTGGTGAAGGAAATAGCACAAAACAAGGGGGATTTAAAAATGTTTGTTCCAGAAAATGTTGAGAAAAGAATGATAGAAAAGGTTAAACAAATGGAAATATAA
- a CDS encoding DUF1385 domain-containing protein gives MEKKLVVGGQAVVEGVMMRGPKAIATAVRKQDGSIVYKKIALNEKNNKWLKIPFVRGVLALYDAMVVGTKELIFASNQAGLEEEKMNDKEIKGTVAISILLGVGLFMVLPSFIGSHVFRENRLLANVLEAAIRLVLFLGYIWGISFFKDIKRVFEYHGAEHKSIMAFEQEKELTPKNAKECTRFHPRCGTSFLLLVMFISILVFSTVDVLFSTFFTIPQNPLLLILYKLVTRVLFVPLVAGISYELQRWTSYHLDNVFAGLIAKPGLLLQKITTSEPDESQLEVAIVALNVALGKEVDNATEVFE, from the coding sequence ATGGAAAAGAAATTAGTTGTTGGTGGTCAGGCTGTAGTGGAAGGTGTAATGATGAGAGGACCTAAAGCTATAGCAACTGCTGTAAGAAAACAGGATGGAAGCATAGTTTATAAAAAAATAGCTTTAAATGAAAAAAACAATAAATGGCTGAAGATACCTTTTGTAAGAGGGGTACTGGCTTTATACGATGCAATGGTAGTAGGGACAAAGGAACTTATATTTGCATCAAATCAGGCAGGGCTTGAAGAGGAAAAAATGAATGACAAGGAAATAAAAGGAACAGTGGCTATATCAATACTTCTTGGAGTAGGATTGTTTATGGTGCTGCCGTCTTTTATAGGAAGTCATGTTTTCAGGGAAAATAGACTGCTTGCAAATGTGCTGGAAGCGGCAATAAGACTTGTATTATTCTTAGGATATATATGGGGAATATCATTTTTTAAAGATATAAAAAGAGTATTTGAATATCATGGTGCTGAACATAAAAGTATAATGGCTTTTGAGCAGGAAAAGGAACTTACTCCTAAAAATGCAAAAGAATGTACCAGATTTCACCCAAGATGTGGAACAAGCTTTCTTTTACTTGTAATGTTTATAAGTATATTAGTATTTTCAACTGTTGATGTATTATTCTCAACATTTTTTACAATACCTCAGAATCCGCTTTTACTTATACTTTATAAGCTTGTAACAAGGGTACTGTTTGTTCCTTTAGTTGCAGGGATTTCATATGAACTGCAGAGATGGACAAGTTATCATTTGGATAATGTATTTGCAGGATTGATTGCAAAGCCTGGTTTATTGCTTCAAAAAATAACTACAAGTGAGCCTGATGAAAGTCAGCTTGAAGTTGCAATAGTAGCTTTAAATGTTGCGTTGGGAAAAGAAGTTGACAATGCAACGGAAGTATTTGAGTAA